CTGGTGGCCTTCGCAGCCAACACTATCTCACTGAATCTTTCCTCGGTTCAGGGTAAGTCTTGCGCTCTATAAATACACAAAAGTATGTCAAAGGTCGGAGGTCTAAatatagtttctttttatagTTTCTAACCGCATGGGACCGCTACTGAAACTTCTTAAGATGCGCAAGTCGCAGGATGGCCTTGAGAGTCTTCCGGATACCCTTAGTGCTCCCTCCACACCCTGCACGCCCAGCAGTCCGATGCAGGGCCCGCCCCTTTACAGCGTTCGCTCGGATGCGCCCAGCTGTTGCACCCTCAACATCCTGGCTGAGCCACCGCCGGGTCAGCCCATTCGGGCGGATATTGTGCTCATCCACGGACTACACGGATCCCTGGTGAACACATGGAAGCAGGGACTCTGGCAGAATGATCGCAAACCGGTGGAGTTTGAAAGGCCGCCACGCCCACCGGTGAGGCCGCCCAAGAGACCACGCCACTCTCGCAGCGCCGCAATTCATCCAGCTCCCAGGGAGAAGCGAGCCAAGTTCGCCTCCCTCAACCGGTGCCTGGACACCACCGACGATGCTCCAGTGCTACAGCGGACGCGCCTGCAGCGATCCGTGGCAATGCAGCCGGAGGAGGACTTCCAACTCAATGCTTCCGACAGCGATGATGGTGGGGAGTAAGTTTAAATGGAAACTTTATACTTTGTTCCACTAATTAATCTTCTCCATTCCTCAGCTATGCTTATGTGTGCGGTGAACCGGAGGACATCCAGATCTGCGAGGGCATCGAATACAGCTTCCCCACTTTCCGGCTGCGGATGCATGACAACAGTCGGCTACTTCCAGCCGAGCTAGAATCCATGCTGCAGGCCGATGGCAGCGAAGCAGGTCCTCAGGGTCCCCGCCCGCGTCCCACCTCACCCGGAACGCCGCGAAAGTCCTTTCGCAGGAGCAAACCCTCGCCCGACGATCCCAACTACTCCAAATGCTGGCCAGGCGACTGGCTGCCTCTGGACTGTCCCGGAGTGCGAGTGATTGCCGTCAACTACACCACCGATCAGTACCTGTGGCGTCCGCTGTGGAAAAGCAAGGAGCCGCGCTCCAGCCTTATACAGCGCTCCCGGGAGATGGCCGAGCTGCTCATTCAGCAGCGTGTGGGCCATGGCCACCCGATTATCTATGTGGGCCACTCGAAGGGTGGACTGTTCATCAAACAGCTCATCGTGGATGCCTGGGAGTGTGGTCGTCCGGCTATGACTCCGCTTTGGCGCTCCGCCCGAGGCTGCTTCTTCTACTCGGTGCCGCATCGAGGTTCCCACTTGGCCAGCATCAAAGCGCCGCTGCTCTCGCGATCCGTAGAGCTGCTGGAGATTGAGAAGAGTAAGCTAGAAAAGGGATTTTGAAGGACTAAAACTAagtaatatttcctttttttatttttacagacAACAAGTACCTATTGGACCTTCATAGGCGTTTTGCGGGTCTGTATCACCTGGGTCACTTGAAGATCGAGGTGTTTAGCTTTGTGGAGACTGCGTTGACGCTCATGTCCGTGCTGTACCTGCGAATTGTGGGTGTGGACTCGGCAGGTGAGTGTTTATTTAGGGATAACtaagagaatatatttaaatataatattttcctttacaGATCCCGGCATTGGCGATGTCTGCGGCATTCGCCTTGATCATCGCGAAATCTGCAAGCCCCGAGGACGGGATTGTATACTGTACAAAGAACTGGTGAAAATGATCGAGAAGGTGTGCTGAGCTGAGAGTTCAGTGGAACTAAAATGCATTATACGTGTGTGTAAAGTATATTGTATTAGGACCTGATCTATTTGGAACCGAATTGTGAATAGAACTGGCAACTCAGAGATGTCATGATAATTACGCGTACCTAAATGCTTAATATTAGAGCGTCGCTTGTTGTTTAAATAGTGCATAGCATACTTGTTTCATTACCTTTAATTCGCTTATCCATAGCAAATAGCTCAAGTTAGTAATTACACACACTTTGTTGCCTGTAGTTTAAGCCTCAGACAGAGAAGCAGGCAGGCCATGCCATCGGCGGGCGTCCAATGataatttttgcaatttttgtgATCGTTTGTGATCATGTCGACGCACTTTGTTGTGATGTTCCCCCAAGCACCCGTGAATACGTTATTGATATTTTACCatacataattatttgcatatttagcGTTTGATAGTTCTATGAATGTCTGTATCTATGTATAAACCGAAACCTACACCGCTGTAAAACGTTACCAACGACTACAAAATTGATGCATACATATGAGAGTTTCCTGAAATTTTAATCGGTCGATGTTTTATACCTAATTAATAAGTTATCAGTtactaaaaacaataaacaaaatgtattttataaacTTGCCTGTGACTGAAATTGTGGTGAAAATGTTTGGGAATGGGAGTGAAACTTTGTAAATTAAACACGCGTGTTTGTAAGTTTTTCATCATAACTTATTTGTAGTATATTTTCCCAATAGTTAAGGTTGCATTCATTTCTTCTTTGCCATATCTTCTTCTGTATTCTCTAAACAAACACCGAGCGCTCTTACAGTTTTCCTTAGACTCTTTTTAGCCGGGCCAAGGGCTCCTTGTGGCTCATTACTTTTGGCCTTTCCGATGGTTTTGCCAATTTACACTTGCGTCGAAATCTTTAACAGGAACCATTGGCAGCTTAGTTGcttcaaataattaatttcgcCCGCATATACAATGCTTataaattgcataaaaaatacattagttttttgtttgttgtttcgTTTGTTCAAATATGCCATTGTGAATGTAAAACGAGGAAACCAAGCCTAAATATGGTTACAAAATTTAGTTCTTTGCCACTCTACTAATGAGGTATACAAAATGTGGACTTAAATGCGaactaaaattaacaaataataaagataTAGACTTAGTAGAGAGTGctaggagcagcagcagtatcGCCAAAGATAAGAACATAATTAATTGTTTGCTTACAATTTTAGTGGACTCTTAGTTATTGAGTGGTTTCCGTTGGCCAAAAACCGTTGCAAAAGTCGCAATACGCGTTTCTATGTCTTCCTAATTCTTAATTTCATTATctctttattgtttttgcgcttaaataatttaaacatttatcaCATCCACTTACACGGCGATCACAATCGCAGCtattttacttaatttctCCATGCCTCCATTTCTCTTTCtcctgttttgttttttttttatcttttccAAACACGTACATTTATATGAATTTCTTATGCCTAATTATATAACTTTAGTACATAAATTTTCTTGTTGCCTTTTGCTGCATATAATAgtgttttagttaattttttgttgtatgtattcataattttttgtaaCGTTTAAAATGTTCTTTCTCTTTACTAGGAATTTTGAGTTGTTCGTtcggaatatatttttgcgtTTGCTTAAATGCTTTTCGTAGGTTAAAGTTCATTTTGTGGCTTTGCTGTGACACAATTGctttgtaaattgtaaaattattcGTCTATAAATCGATGACTACTCCTCTCGGCGAATCGCACGGGCAGAAGAGCTGCCCTGATTCAGCTTGAACACAAATTAGAGATTGTTTATTTACTGATGGTCTTGGTTGGGCTGGAGAGTTTGCAACACTAACTGGGACTCGGGACGTGAGACTACTTTGAACGTTGCTTCTGCTTGAGTGGGAAGGTACTATTGTTTATATAGTTTGTCTGTCTGTCGGTTCGGTCTTAATGGTTATCTTTtgctattttattatttgttggtATTGCACTTAGACTCTAAATACGTatacagttacagttacatttttcaaacacATTTCTCGTTCACATCGAATTATGattcatacatatataatttcgTACTGGTTTTTAAACATGTAAAACTTGTCTCCATTCGAGATAGACCTCCTCCTGTGTGTGTCCTTGTGAGTGAGTGTGAGTGTTGTATCTGTGCAATGCATACTGTGTCTGTGGAATGTTTCGACTATATTTGGGTTTGGGTCTGTATGTGGctgtgttttgtgtgtctcTCGTAACAATTATCGCATCTCGTTTCACACTGAACAACATTTCACACAAATTCCTACCGGAGAGCTGGCATCTACTTGCCTATGCTCTTTGTTGTTGGCTACTTTAGCTTCCCAGCTGTCCTGTCCTGTCAAAAATAATACCaggaccaggagcagcaggatctGGTTGTATGTTTTTGGCGTAGCTacaggtttttgttttttttttttttgtcgatttttgTAGGAGGTACTGTTGCTGAATTTAATATACAATAAGGTAGGTTTTGCAACGGATTTTGTGTGGCttattatagttttatttagtatatgggtgtgtttgtgtgtgtgcctggggTGTGTGAGTATCGGGTGGTGAGAGCGAGAGCACGTAAACAAGAATGCAAAATGAATATAATCAGGTACATTTGATATATCggttttataaacaaaacaaaatgcagCAGTAAATATGCGGAAATTAaacatttagtttaaaaaagtcTGCAAaggcaaatacaaatacaattacaaatacgggaatataaatagaataaaataaaattacaaatattattgaatatatattacGTTTTAAATCGGAATCGATATGTGAACACTTGTGACTATTGCGGTCGAGTGGTATTTGAGTGGGTCTGTGGTTGGGCTATTGCAGTGTGCGGTGTGTGTGGTTTTTTTGGCTGTTCTGTTTGCGTATTGCCTACTATactatatgtgtatgtgtgagaGTGTAATTGAATTCAATGCAGTTGTTAAACGCAGTAATTATCGGGCGACAAATGTATGTAATGCATACTTGCGGGCTGCGCGGTGTAAATGCTTATATGTTATGGTCTATGTCTATGTTTATGTTTAAGCTGTTCGGCATCAGACAAGCAACAATAAATTATGCATACACAAACGTGTAAAAATTAGCCTCAATtaacgaaaaacaaacaaaaactaaacaattACAATACTACGGTATAAGAAATGTAGAAAGGCGAAAAAGTATAGCATAGAACTTGGCGTTTACTTCGGTTCCATGCAGACACtctcctgtgtgtgtgtgtgagtgtgtctgtgtatctgtgtgtatAAATATCAGCTTAATTAAACATTTCTCCCATAGTTCCATAGTTTCAGTTACTAAATATCtacatttataaaatgtacTCTTTATAAATGctaaatcatcatcatctacCTCTCCTAAccgtatatttatattcttttggAATGTTTCGAGCTGTGAATGTGTTTTACTTATGTAATTTCCCCTCTTCGCTTCATTTCTCTTCGCTTTCcttcgttttgttttgcttctaTGTGGTAGTAGCTAGGTAAAAATACTGGTTGCTTCACCCATTGGGATCCACCTGGGCCCGGCGATGGACCACCGTCGCCGCTGGCCACGACTGCTTGACTGCTGACGTGTGGTTAACGGAGGCTGGTCCGTTGGCAGGAACTATGGATGCATTGTGGCTGAACGAGATCGGATTGCCATTGCCGCGCGGCTGGCGATCCTTggcggtggcagtggcagtggcagtaaCTGGGCCAGCGACTGGGGCAGCTCCTGACTTCTGGCTGAGGTGGGTGccgttgctggtgttgctgctgctgctgctattgttgttgttggtacTATAGTTGCCCGACTTGGCCACATCGGCGGGCAGCTTGAAACCGTTGGTGAGACACACGGCCGCATATTCGCGCTCCGAGGTGGGTGTGAGGGTGGCGGCCGCCTCTTCCTCGGCCAGCAGGCAAATTCCGTCGTTGGAATTCGAGTGGCGCACAAAGTTCGTGTGGAACTGCtttttgctgctgccgttgctgctgctgctggcactgctgctgctcaggCTTCCACTGCGTCGGGTTGAgcctgctcctccagctcctcctccgccgctgccgccgcccaaTCCTGCCATGGTGCTAACCAAAGGCAAAGAATTGGGCGGCACAATCACCTCCAAATCGGAGCTACTGGCCGGACACTGcttggagctgctgctcagGGCCACCGCATTGGGCGGCGTGTGGCGGTAGGGTATGTAAAAGGCTTTGGCCTCCTGCAGCATGGCATCCTGCACGGTTTTCCGTTCTGGAGACGTCCCACCCCCGCACAGCGGCAACTGCGACAGGTTGTGGACACCGGCTATACTCAAATCTGCCTGAACTCCCTCCAGATCCACGCGCCTCGCCACCTGAAcactgccattgccattggccAGATGGacaaccgcagcagcagcagcagcggccgaACTGGTCTGGTACTCCAGGCCCGTGTGCTCCGGCAGCAACTCAATGTGGTAGCGCGACCGCGGAATAAGTGTCTGCATCTCGTGGCAATCCTGCTGCAAGGTGCCGCCACTCAGGCCGCCGGCACTGTCGCCGGGCATTCCCGAAGCGCTGCTCAGATTACCGAAAGTGATGTCCGTGGGCGTGGTCAGGTGGGTGGGCCCTGGGGCGCGGGCCTTGAAGCGTCGCTGCTGGAATATGATGAAAAGCCCGAAGAGCAGGACACAGGCAATGGAGAGCAGCGAGCCGATGGCAATGCCACTGTACACCTCCGAGCGCGATGACTCGGTGTCCATTTCGAGCAGGCTGTGGTTGTTATTTGCCATGTCAAAGTACATTGGAGCACCGGCTCCCGTATCGCCCATGACGCGAACAGCCACATGGATTTTGGCCGTCTCCGAAACGTTGGGAAACTGCAGGGGTAAGGGGAAGAGGGAACAAAGTTTAAGGAAAGGATGGTATCACCTCCAAGTGAACTAACCCGCTGCTTTCCAGCTTCACTTACCTTGTAGGAGCAGAATTTGCACTCCTTAACTATAGCCTCATGCGTGACATTGTCCAGGGTCCACCTAATGTCATAGTGATGTACTCTGCCATTAGGATTTGTCGGTGGCTCCCACATAAGCTTAAGGCCATTCTGCTTGATTAGCTTCGAGTTGCTAATAGTTCCAGGAGCTAAAAGAAGGTACTTCGGTTAAAAGAGGTAACCATTAAACAACCAGTAACCAAATCTTACGATCCTGCTCCGTCTTGACATCAATCTCCCCGTAAAAGATGCGCGTCCTGCAGTTGTAAAAGTGTAAATTATATCGATGATCCGCCTTGAGGTCGGTGACTAGCAGCATCGAGTTGGAAATGTTGCGTTCCTGGCACTTTGGCTCCTGACTGGGAAAGGGGATTGGAATCACCATGTGGCACTCCACCACGCAGGTCTCGTTTAGGCTGTCCAGAAACTTGAATGCCAGCGCCCGGGACTCAATGGTGACCAGGCGAAAGGGCATATTCGCTTGTTCCGAGGTCCCATTCTCGATCTGCAAGGAAATTGAGTTCCATTTGGGCTTTAATAATGTTCTTAGATCTCTGGTAATCCTCTAAGGGTGAACAAATAATGCTCCTACAGTACAGTCTACTCACAATCTTCCACTGGACGTAGCGAAAGTCCTGGCCCAAAAACTCGTTCTCGCTGGTGATGATCAGCACTCGCATCTTGATCCGCGTAAATCGCTGGAGCAGCATTCCTGTCACACTGGCATCCACCACCAAGCTGAAGATATCGTCCTCCAGTTCAAGGGTCATCTCATCGTTTTCGGTGTCCTGCTCGTGCTCGGCATTCCGCAGCACCGTTGCCGCAGCCGAGTGATTTAAAGGCTGAATTATCGTCAGATGGCGACGCACCTCGTCAGCCTTCTCCTCCACAGGAGACAGAGTGCCATACAAGGATCCATTCAGCAGCTGCTCGGGATGGGGATTCGTGTGGTTAATAGAGAACTGCAGGATGAAGTATTTCTTGTTCTCCAACTGGCCCTGCGACCACTTCACAAAGGTATCATTGCCCACGGCAATGGGTCGAAGCATCACTGTAAAGCAGGAATTTAGTGTGGGTTAtgattaaattcaattaaaatatactcACATCCCTGGGTGCAGCAGGTAACCGGCGGACTGCGATTGGAGCTGAGAATCATCTGCTGCGGCACCAAGGTGCCACTCCTCACCTCCGTGATGGGGTACAGGAAGCGGGTGATCAAAGCGAAGGGCTGGTACACCGGCAGGTTGGTGGATATCACCACATAAGAGGTCTGGTTGAGCTTCATGGGCGCAAACGAAGTCCAGCTATGCGGATTACTTCTGACGATATAAACCACGAACATGGACTCCAGCATGCGGCTGTCAAAGGTGATGTTGATGGTATGGAAGCTGTGCGGATAGCAGCGGATATTTTGCAGCATGTTGACATGCTCCATTTGGTGCTTGAAACGCAGCTCGCCAGTGGCCGAATCCTCGCCAGCCACATTCCTGGCCACGCACTGGTAGATACCCTCCTCCTCAGGATCGAACGAGTGAATCTGCAGCTCATTCCCGTTGATGTACCGGGTGTAGGAGCTATTTAGTGGGGCTCCATTGTGGTACCAGCTAATAGTGGGCTCCGGGTTACCCTCCGCCCGACAGCTCAGCGTCTTCGAGAGACTGATGTACACCAGCTCGACGGGCAGGCCGTTCACAATTCGCGGCGGACTCGTCACGATGACGTGGAAGGTCTGCGTTTCCAGCGGCGTCCTGCACTTGTAATGGCCCTCGTGCTGCGATACGCTGGCATTGGTGATGGACAACGCCACGCTGTTGTTGCTCAGCAGGACGACGGTGTTGTTTGGAAACAGGAGGTACCATTCGATGGGCACAAAGTCTGCCACTGCGTGACACTGCAGCAGCACGGATCCTCCTGATGGTACGTATACGGTGGCATTCTGGAAGGCGGGCAGCAGCTGGGTCTCCGAAACTGTGGTTTCCGAAACACCCGCCTGGTTGTCCGTGTAGAAGGTCTCGCCACTGGGCTCCACGCGTAGCTGCCAGACGAACTGGCGGTGTATCTTGCTGGCGAACACGTTCTGGGCCAAGCATCTGCAACGGGGAATAATGGTTAATGGGCAACTTGCAACGGATAATGGTCAGTGGTTTGCAACACTAATTGACATGGACAATGGCCACAATTACAGCAGCCGCTCGGCCGCCGCCAAGTGTTAATTAATGCATTGTTTAAGGGCATAAGCCGGTGCGAGCGGTGCGTGTGTGCACTGCATATAGCGACCACGGGATGTGGATGGGAGTGAGTTTGATGAAGTGCCGCTAAAGGTGTTGATTTTGCCACAAAGGGGAGCGGGGAGCTACATCTGGGAACTGGGAGCAAGGCGTAGCGGCATCAGCCAAATGGAAAATTGCCGCCAGTCTTGATTTAGTTTAAACTGGACAGAGTTCAGGGGAAACAGCTGGCAATCAGGCGTAATTACATCAGGGAAATGTGGAAACTTAGCAATAAATTCATATTGTTTATTCTAGaggatattttaaatataaaccatACAAGCCACAGAGTCTATTATAAAGGTTTTctttgttaaaataataataattgtaacctattaaactaaataaactTGCAAGTGCTCTTTAGTATTCCCAACATTATTCTGTACTCACTTGTATTTCCCAGCCTGTTCCAGGCGCAGATGCCGTAAAACCAAAGTGCCATTTGACAAGATAAGAGCACTGTAATTAGAACAAAAggtttataattttctatCCCAACTTAAGGTGCATAAATCTCGAAGTGCATTGGTCAACCCATCCAGCTGGCAAGCTAGCTTTGCATATAAAGTACAAATCTAGGCCCGCTCGATGCTTCAACACCGATCTTTACTCGCCTGTTGTCATTGGCCAGGGAATCGTTGCCGTAGTACCAGCTAATCTTGGCTGGGGGAATACTGAGGAAGGGACAGTTCAGCACAAGAGGCTTGTTCTCCACGGCACTGATGTTGGCCGTTTGTTGCTGGCCTGGAAAAAGGCGCTTGAGGACTgcaagaaatattaaataaattaattaaatccatttaattttaacaatattGCGATTAGGTTTATATTTCTCACCTGGATACTCAACAGTAATCCGATCCGATATTACCGCCGACTCATCCCACTCGATCTTGCAGTGGTAAACCCCGCTGGCCTTCTCATTGGTGGGCAGTCGTAGCGTTCCATTCTCGTAAATAAAGAAGTCATTTTTGCGGAGGGACAGTTGCTCGACGGCCAGGTCATTCCGATACCAACTGCAGTAGATGGGCTGGTTGTCTGCAGACGCGAGGATAGACATTAGTAACCCCTCATTCGCAGATATAGCTGCTACTCACCCTGCTCGTAGTTGTAGGGATTGAGGATGGGGATGCATGGCAGATAGTAGGATGTGTGCGGTTTGCTGATGGTCAGCTTGGTGACGGCGTGCTTTTGGATCTGCAGATACGGCTTAAGTGCGGTTGAGTTCTTCGGTTGGCTGACGGCGGCAACTGCAGGGGGGAGCGAAGACAAAAAACACAATTGATTAAGAATCTGCTCTTGGCGCGACGCGGCTAAATTATTGGTTCCAATAATCCTCCGCCCATTTGCCCAAGGAGACAATAGACAAAAGGCAGActcggaaaaaaaaaagaaactgggAAAAAAAAGACTGGCCCAtggaaaatgttatttatattCTAGCTTAATCTATTGGCTGTTATAAATTTCACGCTTTTCACTTAACACCGCCCTCAGTACCCCCTGACCGCCCACAATTGCATCGAGGTTTTTACTGCAATGCCCATAAATACCGAGAGCACACAGAAAAAATCTGAGAAATAGAAAATGCCAAACAACGGAGCCGTGCTGGGCACAGGGTTTGCTTGGGCACTGGAAAAAAACTCTATATAAGTTCAAAGAAAATGATTTATAATATcaataatacaattaaaattaatataataaaatatagtaGATAGTGAATTACAAAAATCTGAACcctaacaaaaattatttttgccttgaaacataaattttttttaaggacaattcaagcttattttattgaatatcATTATTCTTCTTAGTGTAGTTTTGGGCACTGCCTCTGGCTGTGATTCTCTGACTCTGGCCAACTCCCTGGCTCCAGTCTGGGTCCGAGTTAGAGCTAGGGTCCGCGCCAGTGCCCGAGTCCGACTCGTAGCCTCCGAGTCTCTGCTACGTGCTGCAGGCGTGTCCAGGCAGACTTGGcgtgttaattaatttttctgcTGCCGTTCTGCTGTTGACGCGGCCATGTCCCCCACTGCAACGACAATGGCAGCAACTGCAGCTCCCGTCCGACTTTTGTCTCTGGCCGACGGTGCGTATACGTGATATTAAGCAGTTGAAACAATTACATGGCCAGCGGGCAGCAACGTTTGAATTTGCATACGACTTTGTCGAGAATCGTCCATCAGCCATCAACATTATCTATTAGCCGTCCCGTGTACGAGGAGTAGCCAGCAGTGGAAATGATAATGGACAGAGCcaggttggttggttggttggttggaaGGGGCACTTGACTCCGGTGAGAAATGACCAAGTGAGGAGAGCAGAGGAGCTCGTCGCTGCTTGGCCCCTAACAAATGTCGGGACATTAGTCAAATGCGTTGAAATTTATGCTAAAAATGCAATCAACTTGCGTTCCGCTCGACGGACGTCCTCCAGCCCTAGAACCAAACCCATTCCGCCCCCGCAGTCAGTGAGCAAGTGAGCAAGTGGAACTGCTGCGGccacagcagctgctgctgctgctgctgctccaatCAGTTGGCCACCCAAGTGGCCAAGTGCACTCGGCTGTTGCCAATGCCGAATGCCAAATGCTGGATGGCTGACTCGCTGACTGGCTGGCACTGGATGTGCTGAGTGCTCGTTAGTCAGTCACAAATTGCGGCAAGTTCTTTTTGCCGAGCTTGGAAACTGAATATTTGTTTCGCTTTTGATAAATGGTCTCTATAAATTAGATAATTGCTGAACATGCTGCTCCCCGATGGTTGTATCTTAAAGCTCTGCCCCCGGTCTTGTTGTTTCTGGAATTCGACCGCTCGCTCATGTTGCATGTTCATACGCAATGTGTTGCGATTTTTATTGCAGTAATTACACGCAATGCCCCGTCGGCAATTTGACGCATGGAAATGCCTTCGACGGACTCTGCCACGTCAGCTGTGGAGCCACTGCCACCGATTCTGTCGCTGCTCCTCGCTAAGTGCGGCAAATTTACAAACACACCGCGCGTCCGAGGGGTTGCAAAAAGATTGGATCAAGGGGGGGAAAGCAGTTGTTGtagcacagagaaaaatatcgGCTTGAATACTGATTTTTATCGAGATTGTTATGCTTTTAGCAACTTTATATTATCCCTTTCACTggatataaaaatcaataaaaatctCATTTGATTTCCATGACAACTCGATCCTGTTAGACCCTATATTTTTCCCCAGTGCAGTTGCATTTGCAGTAGCAGTTGCATGTGCAACCAGGGCGTAATTGTTATAGCGTAATTGTTTCACTGGCGGGGCGTTTAATTGCACTTTGCCAACAACTCCGCCGCTAACGATGCCGGCGAAAAAGGGGGGGCTGAAGCAGGCGGGGGAGGTCTTAGAGAGTCAAAGTACAGCGATTTTTTTGTCATCCGCTGTACACCTTGCACCGGTGCCACCATTTGTCATCGCCTGTTGGCTATTGCGGGAGTGGGAAATGTCAGCAACAGTGGCATTACCCACGTCCTCGGAAGTCGTTAGCAGCTGAAAGTCGCCGGGAATCGTTAAACTTGCAGATTAATTGGCTCGCATAGAGCCATCTATTTAATGCAGTTGACATTCACTTCCAATTGAAACTATTCCGCGGCTTTCTAAACCACTTGGCTCTTGGCTGGCTATCAATTGTGTTAGATCGCTCACGCGGCGCCCCCCTTACAAAttgcagaagcagcagcttcGGCGGTATCGAGATTTGCCATCATCGTTGGCCATAACTCAGCGCAGCTGCATCTAGATCGGTAATCTCGGTGATTGAACTGTCATGACATCCAGCTTTCGTCCAGGCAACACTTTATACTTGCACAGAGGAAACTTGtcttgaataaaataatataaaagatgTATAAGGTGGTAAGGATATCCACCCATTGGGTTCGATATTCTCTCTGTGTATGCATAGAACCCCTATGTAATTTCAGCTCATTTGTATTAAAATCTGTCTTGCATCGCATCGTCGTCGAAAGGCAATGCCAAAGCAATGCATAAGTCTTCCCAGTCAACTCAGCGGAGAGGAATGTTTCCCAGAATCGTGCTTGAATGCTGTTTGACAAGTCCCCgctgtatatgtatatgcgcTCCCATCCGCACTTACTAAGTTG
Above is a genomic segment from Drosophila kikkawai strain 14028-0561.14 chromosome 3R, DkikHiC1v2, whole genome shotgun sequence containing:
- the plum gene encoding uncharacterized protein plum, with product MFLFYNRRLFVIQLIEILLLLLTDHNGLTLTKEPTTVAAVSQPKNSTALKPYLQIQKHAVTKLTISKPHTSYYLPCIPILNPYNYEQDNQPIYCSWYRNDLAVEQLSLRKNDFFIYENGTLRLPTNEKASGVYHCKIEWDESAVISDRITVEYPVLKRLFPGQQQTANISAVENKPLVLNCPFLSIPPAKISWYYGNDSLANDNSALILSNGTLVLRHLRLEQAGKYKCLAQNVFASKIHRQFVWQLRVEPSGETFYTDNQAGVSETTVSETQLLPAFQNATVYVPSGGSVLLQCHAVADFVPIEWYLLFPNNTVVLLSNNSVALSITNASVSQHEGHYKCRTPLETQTFHVIVTSPPRIVNGLPVELVYISLSKTLSCRAEGNPEPTISWYHNGAPLNSSYTRYINGNELQIHSFDPEEEGIYQCVARNVAGEDSATGELRFKHQMEHVNMLQNIRCYPHSFHTINITFDSRMLESMFVVYIVRSNPHSWTSFAPMKLNQTSYVVISTNLPVYQPFALITRFLYPITEVRSGTLVPQQMILSSNRSPPVTCCTQGLMLRPIAVGNDTFVKWSQGQLENKKYFILQFSINHTNPHPEQLLNGSLYGTLSPVEEKADEVRRHLTIIQPLNHSAAATVLRNAEHEQDTENDEMTLELEDDIFSLVVDASVTGMLLQRFTRIKMRVLIITSENEFLGQDFRYVQWKIIENGTSEQANMPFRLVTIESRALAFKFLDSLNETCVVECHMVIPIPFPSQEPKCQERNISNSMLLVTDLKADHRYNLHFYNCRTRIFYGEIDVKTEQDPPGTISNSKLIKQNGLKLMWEPPTNPNGRVHHYDIRWTLDNVTHEAIVKECKFCSYKFPNVSETAKIHVAVRVMGDTGAGAPMYFDMANNNHSLLEMDTESSRSEVYSGIAIGSLLSIACVLLFGLFIIFQQRRFKARAPGPTHLTTPTDITFGNLSSASGMPGDSAGGLSGGTLQQDCHEMQTLIPRSRYHIELLPEHTGLEYQTSSAAAAAAAVVHLANGNGSVQVARRVDLEGVQADLSIAGVHNLSQLPLCGGGTSPERKTVQDAMLQEAKAFYIPYRHTPPNAVALSSSSKQCPASSSDLEVIVPPNSLPLVSTMAGLGGGSGGGGAGGAGSTRRSGSLSSSSASSSSNGSSKKQFHTNFVRHSNSNDGICLLAEEEAAATLTPTSEREYAAVCLTNGFKLPADVAKSGNYSTNNNNSSSSSNTSNGTHLSQKSGAAPVAGPVTATATATAKDRQPRGNGNPISFSHNASIVPANGPASVNHTSAVKQSWPAATVVHRRAQVDPNG